Below is a window of Nicotiana tabacum cultivar K326 chromosome 19, ASM71507v2, whole genome shotgun sequence DNA.
TTCAATTTTGAGAGTGCTTTAATCTGTTTGCAACAATGTAAGTTATATATTCTGTTAGTATATAGAATTTTACACTATAAATGTAAGTTAAACTATAGCAACAatgatttgtttttattttctaggTTACAGTCTCGTACTTAATATAGACAATATCTGCTGACTGTTTTAAAGTAACTTGATTGTATACATTTATTTACAGTGTAAAATTGATGCAAGTTCATCAGTCATCGTGATGCTTAAACAAGCTGTTGCATCGGTTAAATATCCTTCCAAACCAAATAGGAAAAGAGAACCAAGAATCCATTGCTCTTATAACCTTGGAATCCCAATTCGAAATTATTCGCAAAGATCTAGGATTCTATTCGTACTGAAGGTTTATCAAAGTTTAAAGCATTTGATTCAATGCCTCGCTTATCAAGTCCTTGACATGATTGAGAAATCCAATAGGATTTTTGGAGTACTCATTGTTTTTGACATTTAGACTATAAATTTTATCGATTATATTTTCCATCATACAGCTTTAACGATTTAAGATTATCACTTAAAGTCGGTGCAGAATCCATTCAAGTGAGAAATGCAAAGATTATCGTCCAAATATGTACGAAATCGACAGAAATATTTTGATTCAACGAGTACTCTATGCatgattattacttgtatattgcctcgacaaaaatatatatttgatattCAAGTTTTCACTTTTGAATGGAACTACTAAGCAGCACTAATCCCATCAGCTGCCGCAGTTTTTCAGAAGTAATAGTCATAAGAGCATTGTATGCCTATCAGATTGTTGTATAAAGCTCGCTATATAATTTCAATAGTGACATTTTCAAGATGCAAGCAATTTTCAGTCCTCTCGTTCAGGGCACTGAATTAAGTAGTTACATTGAGTCACTGTCATTGGAGCATTCAGAAGAGTGAATAAAACACAAATTCACAAATCCTGTTCTAGTCACCAATGTTGTCATTTACAAACTCCTTTGATAGCGTTGAACAGTCACAGCCATTCCACCATCATCTCCACGGAACTGTCTATACCTGAATAGATCATCACTACCTTGGTTCAACCTCCCTCTAGGGGCCATAGGTAGCAGAGGCAATGCGTTTGGATGGTTGCAGACTCCAAGTTTAACTACGAATGTTACAGTGGTTCCCTTCCCTAGGCCCTCACTTTCAATCCAAATGTTACCTTTCATAAGTTGAATAAATCTGCATCCACCCCGTTTCAAATGTCAAATGAGTGCATGCATAATGTGTACCAAGTCACACAAGACAGCATGCAAAACAACATATAAATAGCTGTACCAAAGAGAtaaatgagggtaaaagaggaTGTCTTGCTGCCTCTATAACATGGACACTAGGAAAAAATAATGCTACCAAATTTACAATTTCAAAACATACCGTCTGCAGATGGCAAGCCCCAGACCTTCCCCTCCACTACTCCGATTTGATGTATTTCGTGTCTCTGCAAATTTGGTGAATACGAATGGGATGTCTTGTGGGCTAATGCCACACCCAGAATCTCTAACCTACAAGAACATAAATCTGAAAAGGATTAATTTTCGAGTGAATGATAAAAATCTCTTTTTCTGATTGATATTCTGCTCAAGATGAAAATTTAGAACTGCAAAGAAatgggaaaaaaaagaaaagagaacctTCAAACAAACCTCCCACAACCATAAAGTAAACTGAAACCAAAAAGGAGATACTGTCTGCAGGGCACGACCTATCTGAAGGAAAAAGTACATATATCTTCACTTTTGATAGAAAGAAATATTTGTTTAGTGATCAAAGAGGGTTTCGACTTGATTCCTAATTCTTTGCTGACTTTGGAACAGAGAACACAAACTTTTTGCCCATACTAGCTAGCAAATAAATCTGGAAGTGTGCATTTGTATGCAAATTACATTTCCTCAAGAAACACTGTACAACCATTTAGCCATGATAGAGGATAGAAATGCTCAACCTGGACGCGCAAATAAAACTGGCCATCACTTGGCATAGGGTACACTTCAGGAGGATGACAATCTCTCGCGTACTCTGGTTTAGCAACTGAAGCCTCAATTGAAATATGACCTTCTTTAGTGAACTTCACAGCATTTCCCGCCACATTTAAGAGAGTTTGAATAAGGCGTTTTGCGTCACCCACCGCAAGAATAGGTAAATCCAGAGCCAAAGCAAGAGTTATAGATAATTTCTTCAAAGAAGCAATTGGCTTTATCAAATTAACGGCCTGCAaatcaatgaaaaaaaaagaattcataCTACCTGTTTTCTAGAGGAAATCAGCATGTCACTTGTGTATGTTAGATATGCATAGGTTTGTGGTCATTTACCTCTCTTAAGATTCCATGAAGATTGAATGTTCCATTTTCTAGTTCAAGAATACCATCTTCAAGTCTGGAAAGATCTAGCACATCATTTATCAGTGTTGCCAGAAGATTGCTACTCTTCAGTATGGTCTCAATCATAACTCTCTGCTCTGGAGTTAAGTCTGTTTCTAAAAGCAGAGAGCACAAAGCAATAACTGCATGCATAGGTGTTCTCATTTCATGGTTCATCACAGCTAGGAAGTCGTTACGAGCGTGGATGGCCATCTCTGCTTCTTGCCGAGCTACATCCAAAGCAATATTCTGTTCCATGAGCTGATCATGGGCTCGCATGGACTCTTCTAAAATTGCAGCATGTGAAAGAGCGACAGCAACCTGATAAGCGATTGCACTTAAAATGAGAATTctaattcaaaaatgaaatagaCAAGTTCTAATTTGTGTTCATGAGAAAATGTATAGCAACCTTGTTCTGATAGGTTTGCTATTAAGCGATTGCACTTACTAACAGTAACCAAATTCTAATTAAGAAAAAAAGGGAGACATTAACTTTGGAAAGCAAGGGCAATGATTGAACGTTAAACCAGCATAAATTTAACACTCCCTCAatcccaatttatgtggcacCGTTTGACTAGGCATGAAGTTTAAGTAAGAAAGGAAGACTTCTGAAACTTGTGGTTTAAAACAAGCCttaatatttgtgtgattataaatcaTCTCACTAAGGGTAAACGAAATTTTTTAAAAGTTCAATTCTTTTCGAAAATAAAGAAAGGTGACATTCTCTTTaggacagactaaaaaggaaagaatatcaTATAAATTGGGACAGAGGGAGTAATGGAATAGAATCTAATTGACTTAAGAGAGTAGTTATTTCTGCACCTAAACATCCTTATCCACACTGCAATTAATGCATCCACCAGTGTAGACAAATTCCCTCGTGATGATTACAGAAAGAAACAATCATTCTAGAGTTTCCAAGTTATGCTCCACTATTcctttttgtttcaaaataaattaaaaagaggtaagaaaaagaaacagaaactCATCTCCTACCTCACTAAATCTCTTCGGTTTGTCTTCTTTCTTTCATCTCTCCATCTCTCTCTCTTGCAGAAACTATATCTTATGTGACTATCTTTAGTGATTTATCTACAGGCAACACTATCCTCACCTTGAACATTTATTTCGTGTACTGTTGAAGAATCTTTTTGTTGGTTAATCATCAATAAATTGGAGGGTGGAGTTCATTTTCACTGTATGCACTACCTATTCATTCTACGGATGCTTCAACAGTAAGTTGCAAGACACAAGGCTTCCAACATTAGAATTTCATTGACATAACCATACCAAAAACATTCTGGATAAAGAATTGGAAAGGAAAAAGTAATGGACCTAATCAAGAAGCGACACATAGTCCATGTGCACTCATTGGAAAGTAATAGCTACCAGCATTGTGCATATAGCATTACAAGTTTATAACAAACCATTAAGACAAGGATAATATAGTCCAAGCAAGTGAAATACATTAAAGATAGTGTGGATAAGTGTATCTTGAAGTGGAAATAGCTGCTCCAGTACATACAGTACAAACACTTTAGGGGTAGAATGAAGTAGTTGTGCAAAAATCGTTATCTTTTCCCATTTTGTGGTGGTCATTTGTCTTGATTCAGAAAGAATGAAAACCTTTATTCACCAATACTAACGCATAAAGTGTAATGTGAAAATGCCAGTTCTTAATTAGACTATTCTGAACTCTGATGCATCATTGACCTAATAACATGCCTGGAAACTAGCCATATTTAACCAGTGGTTAATAAGATAAAGGAAGTTAGCAATAGAACCTGATCTGCGACGACTTGCACAAGTTCTAACTCATGATCACGCCACTTTCTTAGGCCATTCATCGGGAGGATCAGAACCATCACTGCATAACTTCTAGCAGACAGTTCAGGCCAGTCATTAATATGAAAATTTGAGAGGTGTAGAAGAGGTACACGAACAGCAACTACTTCTGGTGGAATATATCTACCAGCAGTGTTCCTCATCCTTGCCAATGCATTTGTATGTGGAATCTGTATTGCTCCAGGGCTACTAAAAATCTCATTGATAATAGGAAGATTTATGGGCACAGTAGATCCCAGAGGTAATAGATTGTTGAGATTATGGGAAAGTTGCAAATTCAGGCCTCCTTGGCATGGCATCCACAAAGCACATTCTGCCAGGTCTAAGGTCCTACCTAGCTCCACAAGAGTAGTCTTCAGGATTGTGTGTCTGTCGAGTGTACTTCTTATCTCATGAGTCAACATTCTGACATGTCTGCCAGTTTCTTCTTGTCTTATTATTAGGCCCATTTCCTTGTCAAGCTCTTCAGCTCGAGCTTTCAAGAACAATTCTCGCGTTTTAACACTTAGCAAATCAGGAATAATGTGAACAAGCATCAAAGCTGTGATACAGGACACAGCAGCTGTTAAAATTTTTGCTATGGTCATAACCACAGCGACCGTCTTAGAGTGCATAAAGAATGTCCACAAGCTAATAAAATGAGTTGCTCCACAGAGAACAATAAAAGCGCCAAACTGCATGAGGACCCATCTGTATGGGAAGCATGCAGATTTGTGGACAAAATAAATAAGCTCCAGCGGAATGGAAAAATAGGCAAAGGCAATGAAAAAATCTGAAAGGTATTGGTATTTAACCAGCAGGTCATCATTTGGCAGTAGAGCCTCAATGCAATCACAGGATTCCATCATCTAGTTTCGTCCCGAAGAATCTGAAAAGCACAGAATGAGGAACATTTCTCCATAAATGGAAAAAACAGACAAATAAAACACAGACAAAAAATGCATACGCCATCATCCACACATCTTTATCATGTAGTGCACCCCTTTATTTATAGCAGCTTGATGAAAACAATGAATAAAGAGACATAACAAATGTAATAATGACATGCAGAAAGCAGGACAGGTTTTTGTTGGTTATTGCTTTTCCGAGTATTCGGGTGTTCCTAATCACTGCAACCAAAAGACCGATTGGTGTCTTTTATATTAACACTGGTTAGCAGTTTAAGGAAAGAATTTTATAAGCTTCCCAAGCTGTCACATTTTATTCTAAATAGAAATTTCTTGATCTTCAGAAGGACGAAATAACATTTTTGATTTTAATCCCCCACAGTTTCCAGGATATCATAGTGTTGGCATTTATTTAGAAGGCGATTCATAATTTAAAATGCTTTTTGGACAAGACATAATACGTTGTGAAAAGGTGTCATCCATTCTTAAAGGATACATATGTTCTTTGTGATAAGTTGTTTCCTGTCTTAAAGGATACACATATTCTTAAAAAGGTATGTTAGTTACTAGTTGAATTGTTGCTGTGTCAGCGAAAAAATCAAATCTTGTGTTTCCATGTCTTCATCTTTTTGATACTTCATATTGTTACTCTTTTCAGGAGTTCGTTTCTTCGTTCACTCTGAATTCCTAGACTAAGAGTTCTCCGAAACTTCTATTTGAGTGCACATTAGAAGATTCCTGAGTGATTCTTTGTATCTTAAGCGTGCCTCGAACAGGTTTTTCACATCCAACACTCTATCTCTTCTTTTAGACTAGTTAACTATtgtgttttgtttgttgattAAATGTTCTTCTAAATGTTATCATCTCTAATATTTTTCGAAACACGTAGTAGTACGGAATGAAGAATAATAAGAAATTAAGTAGAGCACAGTGTCTTCTCCAACTCCAAGCTATTTTTGGCCGTTTGCTGTCTTAGGGTATTTCTCTAGAGGGAATGTTCCTCCATAATTCTTGTATTCACCTTCATTTCCATCATTATACATCTCCACTACCAAGgcaaaaataaaaacaaggcaagaaaagaaaaagaaacaataaGACCTTTTCTTTTTCCCAGAACTCTCCAAAAAGGATACCTGTTTGTTTTCTGATGATTAATCTGTCAAGTGGTAACTGTGGTTTTTCCAACCTCCACGAGGCCATAAGAGTATGCAGTGGCAGATGGAGGGTATAAGTAATGGGTTCAATTTCGACATGGAGTATAGATACGGAAAATCACTAAagtttcaaaaaatataaaattttgaacTCATAATTTGAAATGTGTAAGGGTTTTCCAGTAAGAATCTAAAGGtcgaacccataaaatttaagcCGCGGATTCACCTACGAGAGTATGCAACTAAAAAATTTGgttcatgccaaaataaatttatATTCAATTTCAACTTTCTCTACAGTAATAGAGGCATAAATCCTAATAGCAAAATCATAATAGAATCAAACTCAGTTTTTATTTGTTGCTAATCTTAGCAACTATTAGCCCACAGATTTACAATGTCAACACCTAAATACACTAAAAAGAAACTTTAAAAGCTGAAAATAAAGCTACGGTTCACAGTTCAATATCGAATTCCAGCATTCCACTTAACAAAACATTAAAATtaccacacacacaaaaaaaaaaaaaaaaggagtagGAGAAAAACCAGTGAATCTcgcaaaatttctgaaaattcaGCAACTTCGCGTGCTCTTCCTCGCTTTTAAGATGCTATATGTGCTTTTTAAGATGCTATATGTGCTGCTGCGACACATATGCTGTATCGCAGcacattttcatttttatttttttgatttatgcACGACCTACGATATGAAATCAGATCAGGCACAGTATTCTTCTTACTTTTAGCGGAGAAAACAATGAGGAAAAAGGACAAATATGTGAAAGAGGATTACAGTTGGAAAATGCGGGATCTGAGTAGCTACTTCTCACTGAACTACTACTACTCCATGTATGTTTTTTGGTTTGTGTATTTGCGAGTTTCCATGAATTGGAGCTGTTTTTTGTGCTTCGGTCGccattgaattttccttttggtttTCTCTGATAATGCTCTggattttttgtttgttttggaatTTTGGATTTGAGAGGTGATTATCGAGAAGAGGCCCAACTAAAAGTGTTAAGTAAAGTGGAGGGAAGTAATTAAAGGAAAAGTCATCGGAATCACGCTTCTGACGTGAAGAGTTAAATACACACGTGTacaatgtttttttctttttatttctctttttgtcATAATTTGAATCTTAAATTAGTTTTCATTTAAGGTGGTCAATGAATGGTAATCGGCTCGTCAAAATTGTTGAATATAAAAAAATTTAGAGGGATTTCTTACCCATCTTATTAGATGTTCAGTGAAAAATTAAATATAATCCGTTACTCTTTTAAACTATTTAAGTAACTTCATTACTTTCCCATTGATTATTATATTTGGAAAACAAAAAAACTCATTAACGATAAATTTAGGCACGGGTTAGGAGCCTTATTACATGCAGCCCCCCTTTGTCTGGATTTGGGATTATTGACTTTTGTTTCTTTAGCGGTTGAAGTGGGGCCCCGTCCTTTCCTTCTTtcactttttttgttttttcagaaAAAGGCAAAGGTTAGACGTAATACCATTTGCGACAACCTCAATCAAACCACTTGCCCCTCGAATTTGAAATTCcatttttaatatattaaataattCCTACTTGTACTACTTGTGGTAAAAAAACATATACATAAATAGGCAAAGGTTAGACCTAGTGGATCGGGTTGGTtcgattttgatatttttattaaaatcaaatcaaattaactatatcggtttggattgattCGGTTTTGTCAGAGTTTTCGAGTTTTTTTGTTACACGAATATTATTcaaatcttactttgttaaagttatagataaagttttgataagtgaattatatgtttagtaaatattgaaaaaattaacaaatatataatctattaaaatattttaatgggagaatttttttagtaacacataataatcattttcttagtcgtctaacaataatttcgTTAATGTACGGTTTCAAGGTTAACACgtgagaggatcccaaatatttcaaatatttttttagagCAAAATTCATTTGTAGCCACAAAATGATCCCATACAAGTCATAGCCTAAAAACAATAATAAGAGTTATTTTTCTTTCTGCTCCTTCGGTCCCTTACCGCACATTATTGGAAATCAAAGCTGGAAAATCAAAGTTGAAATCGTCTGTAATTATTTTCAACTCATTGTAAGAGAACCGAGTTAGCATTCCCGGTAAGATTGGCTCTAAATCTAGAAAAATCCCAGCCTTGTTGGACTCATATATCCTCTTTTTGATAAGGACAAAGCAGGTACTGATACTTAAAATTATCTCAAAGAAAGCTGCAAGAGTAGATCCTATTATCACTCCGAGAGGTCTTGATTTTTCTCTTCCAGAAACGATTGGAGGTTGATTTCTGTGCCTTTGAGGAATTTCGCACCTTAAGAAATACTCTCTTTTTCCCCTCAAGGCGTGATGTGAAATTGCAGAGAAAAAAACAGGTATTAACTTAAATCATGCATAGCTAGTGAACTTAGTTTAAttcataaataaatttttttttaaaaatatatactaaatagagtgttactatataaaatatatacaaaatagactgtcactatacaaaaaatatactaaatagactgtcactatacaaaaaatatacaaaatagaatgtcactatacaaaaaatatacaaaatagacggactatacaaaatatatataaaatagactgtcactatacaaaaaatatacaaaatagactgtcactatacaaataatatacaaaatagactgtcactatacaaaaatatacaaaatagatatttcgggctattagatgtaatatgtttgggccgaAGGGCCATTTCGTGTAAGTGAAAAaaatatgggctattaaaatttagGGAGACTATAGAGGGTAGTTTTCtctatttttcaaagaaaattcaatataaagttttaatatatatatgtcgGTTTGATTcagatttttttactcaataccaaatctAGTCAGATtttttaattggtttggtttaatTTTTCAATTTGGTGAGATTTTCCGATTCGATTTGAACACCCGGATTAGACGTAATACCATTTGCTACTTATACATGCATACCAGTTTTGCTCCAACGCCATTTATGCGACAACCTCAATCAAGCCACTTGCCCCTCAGAATTTGAAATTTcatttttaatatattaaataattCATACTTGTACTACTTGtggtaaaaaaaaaacatatacatAAAATCTTGTAGTTCATGATATGAGGATGCTATTGTGGATTCACAATAGTCATTAAAGAGTTTTGTCCTGGAAAAACTTATTCTCtcgataattttaattttttttatattattaattttcATTATGTAGGTGAATTGACCAAAATTTTGTTATAATATTctcttataattttaaaaaaatggacCAAACCTCGTTATAACATTCTCTTTAAAATTATACTATTCATGGTGGAGGCTGTAATCTTCTTATTTTGTCATTTAACGacctaaattgtatataatttccAAAGTTACTATGCGGATCTCAAATTGAAAATAAGCAACCCAAGAATCAATATTTTGGATTTTATAGGGTAAATCAAACTACTCAAAGATTTAAAAACTGGATCACTAGCTCATTGATTTTTAGGATTGGCATTTAACGCTAAGGCAGCATATGATAAAATAAGAAAATGCTCAAAATTCCAGTTGAAATTCGGCATCTGGATTTGCTTCTGCGAAAAATATTTATCCTTTATAGGGTTGACATAGATAAGTTACGTTTGATCCTGCTCTTGCCTAAAGAATATCAAAGTTACTTCTAATAAAATCCATTATTCTTAGATGTAAAATTGCACCTTTCGGTATTTATACTTTTCGTTTAATCtttgggatctttacacaaatgtTAATGAGATTTGCTATTTATTGCTTTTGGCCAATAATACGTAGATTTTACGCActaattataaaatatattatacGTTTGTCGGTTATTTTTAATTTAGGCAATTATGTAGAccaatctttttattttttaatgctCGGCGGATACTATCTTATTTTTACATTTACGTATAGAAATAGGACATTATCTTATCTTTTGGATGGAAAAACGACGCGTGCGCACATTAGccatttgtttccctttttaagACGAATTCCATTTCAGTTAGTATTtgttattttatgaataaaattcatCCATTATCGTCAAACCCTTAAAATAACAAGCAATCAAAATTCTATCTCAATTAAATGACAAGTTCTTTACTCTTAATTGAGTAATAACAACTTAAGCAATCAAAAGAAAGTCTTGTTCTTGTAAAGCTTTTCTGTGCTATTTAACGACAAAATGAGTATCAAAGAGGGGGAAAAATGGAattccacctcttaaataaaatatataaagtttTTGTAAGACCATCTCCAACCCAAAGCTAATTTTGACGCCAAACACTATTTTGGTGtaaaatttggtgttttggtgctCCAACCCAATACCATTTTGGCTTGTGAATAGTGTTACACCAAATTTGGTGTAACACTATTcatcaatattttattattatcttttattatataacacttttaatttaacatattataaattttgtaattacttatattttttatggttataatattaatttatatttaatttttggtgtataatttttgtatattttattcttacataaaattataagttaattttattataagttataattgtataaaaatatataaccatcaaaaaaatgaaaagtgcAAATCTGAAATATAatatgttattaataaataacacAATATTcattaaataagataaaaataactATTTAATACAGTAGCGACTGACAtagattaaaattaaaaatacattaaataaCATAGTGGGACAAAGATGCTCATTTTGCACTTCGTAATGTATTAATAGAGCATTTATGGGAGCAACATATTAATCATGtaagttgaatatttatgtagaaattaaactaaattttaccataatataatatttatttaattatatcttatcaatgatttcatttttatttgaattatccattaatatgtataatgtataatatttgcttacaatttatattatttaaaaatttatggtataaaataattttatattaaatggttatataagaaagaaatatgaattatatgggatgaatatgtaaaaaagaaaaaagaaaggatttgttttatgaaataaaaaataaatttaaattaaaaaatatatataatatagaagagagtgAAGAATATAAAAGGAATATTCTTTTTTGGTATTAAAAATAGTGTAATGGATTGAAGTTAATTTGAACTATTTTAGTGTAAAAAAATGGTGCAAGGTTAGAGATCCCTAAGAATGCGTTTTTGTAATTTCTTGAGTATTTAAAATGTAATAGGCTCGTACCTTAGGAATGAATAACAAGTGGGATAAGTGAGATTCATTCACCTATCACTATCAGATGCAGTGAAAGCGATTTGTTAAGTACACAGAACCTGCGAGTTGCGGCTCTATACATTTCCCAGGCAGAAAGTTGTTGGAACCACTTGGTCAAAAGCCGACTATGACCAATACTATAGCGATATTCAAATAAAATCGATAAATTACACCAAttcgataattcgagtcaaatcgagaaaaaaaattCGACtatgatttgattagatttggtttgatattagaaaaaaaaattccgaccatatttggtttggtttgattttaactaaaaaaaagtcaaatcgaaatcaaaccaacccgacattatatgcatagaagttttaaatatatctaatacataaaaatatttattgtagtgtagtttataaatatttcttaatctTTTTCAtacttttatcttttaacgtattatttcaagtttggacttataatttttggatgctccaataagttttatagtccataaatgttagtaactcaaattactagaccaaaatcaaatcaatactaatgctaataaaacattcaattcaattgtactatgaatgaaaatagtatttgatatctattttttagtttttccatggtttagataaaatttataacttatttttcttttaatgatTAGTCTGTAAATAATACTCGTACTTATTAgtcgtaattttaaattatgtttgttttcattatgacttattaataataattattttatgtaattttattatctttattgttaaacattttagtacaatgccatg
It encodes the following:
- the LOC107794639 gene encoding putative ethylene response sensor 1 isoform X1; its protein translation is MMESCDCIEALLPNDDLLVKYQYLSDFFIAFAYFSIPLELIYFVHKSACFPYRWVLMQFGAFIVLCGATHFISLWTFFMHSKTVAVVMTIAKILTAAVSCITALMLVHIIPDLLSVKTRELFLKARAEELDKEMGLIIRQEETGRHVRMLTHEIRSTLDRHTILKTTLVELGRTLDLAECALWMPCQGGLNLQLSHNLNNLLPLGSTVPINLPIINEIFSSPGAIQIPHTNALARMRNTAGRYIPPEVVAVRVPLLHLSNFHINDWPELSARSYAVMVLILPMNGLRKWRDHELELVQVVADQVAVALSHAAILEESMRAHDQLMEQNIALDVARQEAEMAIHARNDFLAVMNHEMRTPMHAVIALCSLLLETDLTPEQRVMIETILKSSNLLATLINDVLDLSRLEDGILELENGTFNLHGILREAVNLIKPIASLKKLSITLALALDLPILAVGDAKRLIQTLLNVAGNAVKFTKEGHISIEASVAKPEYARDCHPPEVYPMPSDGQFYLRVQVRDSGCGISPQDIPFVFTKFAETRNTSNRSSGGEGLGLAICRRFIQLMKGNIWIESEGLGKGTTVTFVVKLGVCNHPNALPLLPMAPRGRLNQGSDDLFRYRQFRGDDGGMAVTVQRYQRSL